Within Xanthomonas theicola, the genomic segment CAAGATCAAGACCAACCGGGCGGCGGCCAAGCGGTTCCGCAAGACCGCCTCCGGCAAGTACAAGGCCGGCCACGCCAACCGTAGCCACATCCTCACCAAGAAAGCGACCAAGCGAAAGCGCAACCTGCGGCAGACGAACCATGTTCGTGCCGAGGACGCAGGCCGTCTTGACCGTATGCTTCCTTACCTCTGAGGACTGAACCATGGCTCGAGTAAAACGTGGCGTCCAGGCGCGCCGCCGGCACAAGAAAGTTCTGAACCTGGCCAAGGGCTACTACAATGCCCGCCGCAAGGTCTTCCGCGTCGCCAAGCAGGCGGTGATCAAGGCGCAGCAGTACGCCTACATCGGCCGTAAGCAGAAGAAGCGCAATTTCCGTTCGCTGTGGATCACCCGCATCAACGCGGCGGCCCGCATCAACGGCCTGAGCTACAGCCGTTTCATGAACGGCCTGCTCAAGGCCGGCATCACCCTGGACCGCAAGGTGCTGGCGGACATCGCCGTGCACGACGCGCAGGGCTTTGCCGCCTTGGCTGAGAAGGCAAAGGGCGCGCTGGCGGCATAATGCAGGTCCCTCTGCAACGGCCCGCACATCCATGCGCGGACTGTTGAACAACAGCAGGGAAAGAGCAGACATGCAGGGGAAGGGCGCGAGTCCTTCCCCTTTTTGCGTTCTGGGCATCCCGATTGCGGGATCGATCCTGTCGCGGGATCCGGACCGGGTGATCGGCTGAAGTGAGGCGCGAGTGCAATGAGTGAGATCCAATCCCTGAGCGTGCAGGCGCTGGCGGACATCGCCGCGGCGCAGAGTCCGGAGGCGCTGGAGCGGTTGCGCGTCGCGCTGCTGGGCAAGAGCGGCAGCATCACCGTGCAGATGAAACAGCTCGGCGCGTTGCCGCCCGAGCAGCGCAAGCTCGCCGGCGAGGCGATCAACCGTGCGCGCGATGCGGTCTGCGCGGCGCTGGCCGAACGCCGCGCGCTGCTGGAGCGCGCGGCGCTGGACGCACGCCTGGCCGCCGAGCGCATCGACGTGACCCTGCCGGGCCGGCGCGGCGAGCGCGGTGGACTGCATCCGGTCACGCGCACGCTGGAGCGCATCACCGAGATCTTCGCGCGGTTGGGCTACGAGCTGTCCGACGGCCCGGAGATCGAGGACGACTGGCACAACTTCGAGGCGCTGAACTTTCCCCTGCACCATCCGGCGCGGGCGATGCACGACACCTTCTACCTCGCCGACGACCGCGGCGACGGCCGCCGCTTGCTGCGCACGCACACCTCCGGGGTGCAGGTGCGCTACATGCTCGAGCATGCGCCGCCGCTGCGCATGATCGCCGCCGGCAAGGTCTACCGCAGCGACAGCGACCAGACCCATTCGCCGATGTTCCACCAGGTCGAAGGCCTGCTGGTCGACGAGCATTCCACCTTCGCCGACCTCAAGGGCACCTTGTCCGAGTTCGTGCGCGCGTTCTTCGAGCGCGATTTCGAAATGCGCTTGCGCCCCAGCTACTTCCCGTTCGTCGAACCCGGCGCGGAGGTGGACATCGCCTGGCAGCAGTCCGACGGCAGCACCCGCTGGCTGGAAGTGCTCGGCTGCGGCATGGTGCATCCGAACGTGCTGCGCAGCGTCGGCATCGATCCGGAACGCTACACCGGCTTCGCCTTCGGCATGGGTGTGGAGCGTTTCGCGATGCTGCGCTACGGCGTCAACGACCTGCGCGCGTTCTTCGACAACGACGTGCGGTTCTTGCGCCAGTTCGCTTGAGTTCCGTTCGGGACTCGGGATCCGGGACTCGGGACTCGTGGAAGCTTCGGCGTTCCGCCTGTTCGCGAGTTCTGGCATCCGAGTCCCGAGTCCCGAGTCCCGAGTCCCGGAAAAACCATGAAATTCTCTGAAAACTGGCTGCGCAGCCACGTTCCCACCCAGGCCTCGCGCGACGAGTTGGCCGCGACCCTGACCGCCATCGGCCTGGAGGTCGAGCAGCTCACGCCGCTCGGCGAGTCGCTGCAGCAGGTGGTGGTGGCACGCATCGTCGCCGCGGCGCCGCATCCGCAGGCTGACCGGTTGCAGGTTTGCCAGGTCGATGCCGGGCAGGGGGAATTGCTGCAGATCGTCTGCGGCGCGCCGAACGCGCGCGCCGGGCTGGTCGCGCCGCTGGCGCTGGTCGGTGCGCAGGTCGGCGGTATCGCGATCAAGGCGGCCAAGCTGCGCGGCGTCGAGTCCAACGGCATGTTGTGCTCGGCCAAGGAACTGGGCCTGGACAGCGACGTGTCGGGTCTGTTCGAACTGCCCGACGACGCGCCGACCGGGCAGGCGCTGGCCGAGTACCTGGGCCTGCCCGACGCCAGCATCGAGATCAAGCTGACCCCGAACCGCGCCGACTGCTTCGGCGTGCGCGGCATCGCCTACGACGTGGCGGCGGCCTGCGGCAGCGACGTGCTGCCGTTCGCGGCCGCGCCGGTCGCCGTCGCCAGCGCGCGCCGGCTGGAGGTGCGGCTGCAGGCCGGCCGCGCCGCGCCGCGCTATTGCGGCCGCGTCGTCGAGGATCTCGACCCGGCGGCGAAGACGCCGTTGTGGATGGCCGAGCGCCTGCGTCGCAGCGGCGTGCGCCCGGTATCGCTGCTGGTCGACATCACCCAGTACGTGATGCTGGAGCTGGGTCAGCCGATGCATGCCTTCGACCTGGACACGCTGCGCGGCCCGGTCGGCGTGCGCCGCGCGCGCGCCGGCGAGACGCTGACGCTGCTCGATGGCCGCAACGCGGCGCTCGACGACGACTTCCTGGCCGTCACCGACGGCGACCGCGTGGTCGCCCTGGCCGGATTGATGGGCGGCCACGACACCCGCGTCACCGATACGACCCGGCATGTGTTCCTGGAGGCCGCGCATTTCGCGCCGGCCGCGATCATGGGCCGCGGCCGCAAGCTCGGCCTGCATACCGATGCCGGCCATCGCTTCGAGCGCGGCGTGGATCCGGCGCTGCCGCGGCCGGCGCTGGAACTGGCGACGCGGCTGGTGCTGGAGTTGGCCGGCGGCCGCGCCGGCCCGGTGGTCGAGGCTGAGTTGCTCGAGCACCTGCCGGCGCCGGCGCCGATCGCGCTGCGCCGCGCGCGCATCGTACGCGTGCTCGGCATCGAGATCGCCGATGCCGAGGTCGAGCGCATCCTGCGCGCGCTGGGCATGGAGGTCGCCGCGGCCGCCACTGGCTGGCAGGTCACCGCGCCGAGCCGCCGCTTCGACATCGCCCTGGAAGAGGACCTGATTGAGGAACTGGCGCGCATCCACGGCTACGACCGGCTGCCGACCACGCTGCCGGGCGGCGCCTCGCGCATCGCCATGGGCAGCGAAACGCAGTTGGACGAAGTGAGCGTGCGCCGCCAACTGGTCGCGCGCGCGATGCTGGAAACCATCAACTACGCCTTCGTCGATGCGGCCCTGCTGGACCAGTGGGGCCTGGATGCCGGACGCGTGGCGCTGGCCAATCCGCTCAGCGCCGAACTGGCGGTGATGCGCCCGTCGCTGTTGCCGGGCCTGGCCGCGGCGCTGGGCCGCAACGTCGCGCGCCAGGCCGGCCGCGTGCGCCTGTTCGAACTGGGCAAGGTCTTCGCGGCCGCGCCGGCCGCCGGCGCCGCGCCGTCGGAGACGCAGCGCGTGGCCGTGGCGGTGTGCGGCGATGCCGACGCACTGCAGTGGGGCCTGCCGGCGCGCAAGGTCGATTTCCACGACCTCAAGGGCGACCTGGAGGCGCTGGCCAGCGCCGCTGGCGCACGCCTGGAATACCGTCCGTCGGCGCGCCCTTTCGCGCACCCGACCCGGTCGGCCGACGTGTACCGCGACGGCGCGCTGATCGGCTGGATCGGCCAACTGCACCCGCGGCTGTTGCAGGCGCTGCAGATCGACGCGGATATGCTGGGTTTCGAGTTGGATCTGGCACCGCTGGCCGCGCGCGCGTTGCCGCGCGCCGCCGCGCTGTCGCGGTTCCCGTCGGTGCGCCGCGACTTGGCCTTCCTGGTGCCGGAGGTGGTGGCCTGGGCGGCGCTGGCGCACAGCGTGCGCGGTGCGGTTGGGCCGCTGCTGCGCGAGGTGGTGCTGTTCGACCGCTATGTCGGCCCCGGGGTCGAGGCGGGTTTCAAGAGTCTCGCTATGGGCTTGATTTTGCAGGACAGCTCGCGCACTCTGACGGATCGCGATGTGGATGCAGTGGTCGCCGATGCAGTGGCGGCGTTGGCGCGCGAACACGATGCGCGGATTCGCGGCTGAGATGTAGGGGATAGCAGGGCAATGGCGTTGACCAAAGCGGAAATGGCCGAACGGTTGTTCGACGAAGTCGGGCTGAACAAGCGCGAGGCCAAGGAATTCGTCGATGCTTTCTTCGATGTGCTGCGCGATGCGCTGAAACAGGGCCGGCAGGTGAAGCTGTCCGGCTTCGGCAACTTCGATCTGCGTCGCAAGAACCAACGGCCTGGTCGCAATCCCAAGACCGGCGAAGAAATCCCGATCTCGGCGCGGACGGTGGTGACTTTCCGACCGGGACAGAAGCTCAAGGAGCGAGTGGAGGCTTATGCTGGACCCGGGCAGTAACCGTGAACTTCCGCCGATTCCGGCCAAGCGCTACTTCACCATCGGTGAGGTCAGCGAGCTGTGCGACGTCAAGCCGCACGTACTGCGCTACTGGGAGACCGAATTCCCTAGCCTGGAACCGGTCAAGCGCCGCGGCAACCGGCGCTACTACCAGCGCCACGACGTGCTGATGGTGCGGCAGATCCGCAGCCTACTGTACGAACAGGGCTATACGATCGGCGGCGCGCGCCTGCGCCTGGAAGGCGAGGGCGCCCGCCAGGAGTCGGCGCTGAGTAACCAGATCATCAAGCAGGTGCGGCAGGAACTGGAAGAAGTGCTGCAGTTGCTGCGGCGTTGAGCGCCACTGGCGAAATCGGCTAGGAATGGCAGCGTCGAACCGGCTATACTTGCCAGCCTCGCCACGAGGCGGACGTTTTTACCGGGGTATAGCGCAGCCTGGTAGCGCACTAGTCTGGGGGACTAGTGGTCGTCGGTTCGAATCCGGCTACCCCGACCATCTTCAAGAAGGCCCATGTCAGCGACATGGGCCTTTTCGTTGGTTCATCTCCCAACTGCGTGGAAGGCAGCGCGATCTTGAGGAAGAAGTGGGCGTCATCGCGTTAGCCGTAGGCGATGGGCTTGATGACCTTGATCTTGTTGTGGATGCCTTCGAGCAAGCCGGTGTGCCTCGGCCAGCGTACCCGACGGAGGATGCCGCGCCAGTCGGGCCGCAGGCACCTGGCGAAGTGCATCAGGGCCGGGATCGCACTCTCCCGGGCGTGGCGTCGCCACTGCCTCCAGGCACGGCGCCAGGCCCGGGCCGTACCTGCATTCCACAGCGCCTTGCGTTGTTCCTTCATCGCGTAGACCGTCATCAACGTCTGGTTGGCTTGCAGCACCTCGCTCAGCTGGATCCGTTCGGACTCGGCCAGGTTGGCCCGATTGCGCAACAGGAGCCAGTGCGCACGCTCGACCGCCTTGCGCGCCGGCTTGTCGTGGCGCAGGGGGTTGGCCGCATCCACCCGCCCCCGGCCGATGACCTCGCGGCCGTCTTCGGCGATGACATGGAACAGGTCGTAGACCACGCGCGCGTTTGGGCGGTGCTGGCGCACTTCCAGGTCCTAGGCGGCGTTCATGTCCATCGCCACCGCCTGGATGTCGGCACAGCGCTGGGGGCCGAGCAGTTCGAAGAAGGCTCTGACCTGGACCCGTGGGCGGCCCCGTCCCACCCACAGCACCGGCTTGCGCTCCACGTCCACCACGACGGTGGCGTAGCGATGGCCCTTGTGCACCGCGAACTGGTCCATCGCGATCGCGCGTACCCCGTCCAGCTCCAGCGGCCCCAGCGTGCGCTCCAGGGTCCTGAAAGCGATTGTCTTGGCCGTCTTCCAGTCGATCCCATGCCAACGGGCGGCGTGCAGTACCGAGGTCGCCGCGCATGGCCGCGCCACGCTCTCGGCCAGCCGTCGTGTCGCCCGGCCATGCCGATCCAGCCAGTCCAGCCGCTGCCGCCGGGGGCCGCCCCTCGGACAAGCCAGGCGCAGACACGGCACATGCAACTCCACCGGATCGCCGAATACCGGCAACTCGCCGATGCGCCGCATCGTGCGGCCATCAATCGCTGTCACCGTCTGCCCGCAGCCCATGCAGTGCCGTTGCGCACCCGGCGCCGGCTCCAGGTCGATCACCCCCCAACGCTGCTGCCCACGGGACGCATGCCGCCGCTTGCGGACACCGCACCCCTCCCAGCCGCCCAGCCGGGACATACAATCCTGCTCGGCCGCGGCCGACCTTCAGTGGGTTGCCTGGACAACAGCAAGTCCGACCGGTCGGCCGTGCGCCTCTCCACTCAGTTGGGCGATGAACCTTTTTTTTAGGCTCATCGCGGATTCATAGGGGTGCTTTTGCCGGGTTGAACTTGCCTTGGTCCTTGGAAACAAGCGCTTTTCTGCGCTGTGCCGCAGGGCGGATCCTGCCCTGACTTGCCGACCTGGGTGAACGCATGAAGACCGGCCGCACCCTGCGCGATCTGTTCTGCTTCCCCGGCTTTGTGGCGCTGGCCACGCGGCGAGGTGTGTTCGGCGATCCGAAGGCTCGGATCGTGACCCTGCGGCGCCGTACGACACGGTGTCGATGCGCCGTTTCGCGAAGATCGGCGGCCTGGATGATGTGCCGGACGAGACCACGATCCTCAACTTCCACCGGTTGCTGGAGACGCACGATCTGGCGCGCACGCTGTTCAACCGGATTCATGCGCACCTGTCGCGCAAGGGCCAGAGCTGGCGCGGTGGCACGATCGTGGACGCCACGATCATTGCCGCGCCCCGTTCGACCAAGAACCAGGATGGCGAACGCGATCCGGAGATGCACCAGACCAAGCAGGGCAACCAGTCCTCCTTCGGGATGAAGGCGCACATTGGCGTGGACGAGGAGTCCGGCCTGATACACCACGTGGAATGCACAGCGGCCAATGTGGCTGAATCACCCAGGCGCACAAGCTGCTGCACGGCAAGGAAGACACGGTGTGCGGGGACAGCGGCTACACCGGGCTGGCCAAACGCGAGGAGATGGCCGCCAAGCGCAAGCTGCGCTAGCTGATCGCCGAGAAGCCCTCGAAGCCGAAGCAGATCAGGAACAAACGCCAATTGAAGCGGGCCGAGCGCTGGGAACAGACCAAGGCTCGCCTGAGGGCGAAGGTGGAGCATCCGTTCCGGGTGATCAAGCGCCAGTTCGGCTACGTCAAGGTGCGCTATCGCGGCCTGGCCAAGAACACGGCGCAGGTGCTGACGCTGTTTGCGCTGTCGAACCTGTGGTGGAAGCGAACGCAGTTGCTGCCGGTGGTGGGAGAGTTGCGCCTGTCACCCGGGGAACACCCGGGAATGGGTCGGAAACGGCGCGACATCCGGTGGTCCGAAACCGAATTGTAGGCATGATGCTGCATTCCTCCGCCTCAGGTCCTGTTGTTCAGACCTTCCCTAACCGGGATCGCTGATGAGACAGCGTCACCACTCTCACGCTCACAGGCGGACCAAAGCCCGTGATTGTTTTTTAGGATATCGCGCTCCATCTTGAGCGTGGTGTCTTCTGTCCGCAGCCGGCCAGCTCGCTTTCCATCTTGGCCAGGCCGATCGACTTGGCCAGGGCTACGGTTTGGGCCTTGAAGTCATCGGTATATCGACGACGGGTAACGCGTTGCATGGGAACCTCCAGGTTGCGATGAAAGTATCGCTTCATGGCGTCCATTACTGCGGGGCAGGTTCAACGCGCCGCAAGCCGGCGCGGCTTAGCAAGCGGCACGGCTTGAAGCTGCGACAGTGCGATGAACGCGAAGGGCCGGGAACGCCGGCAGGCGGTGGAACCGGTGATCGGGCACTTGAAGCAGGAGCACAGGCTGGATCGGTGCTGGCTGAAGGGGCCAGGCGGGCGATGCCTGCAACGCGGTGCCCAGCGCAGCCGGCGACAACCTGCGCTGGCTGATGCGCTGTCGCGTTTTCGTGTGCCTGGCTCCAGCTGATCGCGCGGGCGACGCGCCAAGGCGGATCAATCTGCAGGTCGATTGCGACTTGCTGAGAAAGATTTTTCAGGGCCGGCGACGTCGCAGGGCGCAGCATGCGCCGCATCAAGGAGGATCGGAGGTTCGGGTTCGGTATCTGGCGCTTCGTGATTCTGCTGGTCGTGCTGGCGCTGCCGCCCGCGGCATCGGTGGAAGCGCGGCTGCCCGCGCTCGAGGCGTTGCGGGCGCAAGGCCGGATCGACCCGGCGCAACACGAACCCCGGCGCCAGCAGATCCTCGCCGATCTGTGAGCGCGCCGTGGGCGGCGGACGGCCTCAGCTGTCGCCGCCCGCGTCCACCCAGACCCGCATCTCGCCTTCGCCGCGGTTGGCCCAGGCGAAATAGGGCACAAAGGTCAGGGTCTGCGCCTGCCGCGATGCCGGCGGCGCGTCGTAGCGGTACAGCGGCAGGACGTCGGCCTGGGCGGCGTCGTGGCCGTGCAGGCGTTCGCCCTCGGCCTGCAACAGCACCTGTCCGGCCAGCGCGCCGCTGCCGGGTGCGGTGCGGATCGCCGCAGCGGCGGGTAGGCGCAGCTGGTGCAGCTGCGCGCCGTTGTCGGCCTGCTCCAGGCAGTACACCAGCGGCCCGCGTTGCAGCGCGACCTTGCCGGCCAGATGGCGCACGCGCGGATGCCCGCTGACCCGCATCACCGGCATCGGCAACTGCAGGTGCAGGGTGTCGCCGCGCTGCCAGCGTCGGCGCAGCACGCAGTAGCCGTGCTGCAGGTGCTCCTGGATCGCGACCGCGTCGCCGTTGAGCCGCAGTTGCGGCGCGCGGCACCAGTCGGGCAGGCGCAGCGCCAGCGCAGCGTCGATGGGCGCGTCGCAGTCCATGCTCAGTTCCACCTGTTCCTGCCACGGATAGTCGCTGCGCTGGCGCAGCGTCAGCGTGTGCCCGTCCACGTCGAAGGCGGCATCGCTGCCGACGTACAGGTTCACGTACAGCGTGTCGTCGCGGCGGGTATAGATGTAGTGGCCGAGCGAGGTCAGCACGCGTGCGATGTTCGGCGGGCAGCAGGCGCAGCCGAACCAGCGCTGGCGCACCGGCTTGACGTGGTCGAAGCCGTGGTTGCCGTGCACCGTGGGCGGATGCACTTCCAATGGATTGACGTAGAAGAAGTGGCGCCCGTCCAGCGCCATGCCGGCCAGCACCGTGTTGTACAGCGCACGCTCCATCACGTCGGCATAGCGGCTGTGCGGCGCCAGCTGCAGCATGCGGTTGGCGAACATCATCAGCCCGATCGAGGCGCAGCTTTCGTTGTAGGCGGTGTCGTTGGGCAGGTCGTAGTCGACGCTGAAGGCTTCGCCGTGGCTCTGCGCGCCGATCGCGCCGGTGAGGTACAGCTGCCGCTGCGTGGTGTTCTCCCACAGCCGCTCGCAGGTCGCGCGCAGCCCGGCATCGCCACTGTGCCGCGCCAGGTGCGCCACGCCGGCGTACAGGTAGACGAAGCGCACCGCGTGGCCGACCGCGGTGGTCTGCAGCGCCACCGGCACGTGCGCCTGGCTGTAGGCTTTGTCCTGGATCATCCACGCCGGTCCATGGCCGCCCCAGAAGTAGCTGCGCCCGCGCTTTTCGTATTCTTCGTCGTAGTAGTGCGGCGCGGTGCCGCGCTGCTCGACGAAGTAGCGGGCCAGCGCCAGGTAGCGGGGCTCGCCGGTGGCCTCGTACAGGCGTATCAGCGCCAGTTCGATTTCCGGATGCCCGGGATAGCCGTGCAGTTGCTGCGGGCCGGGACCGAAGGTGGCGTCGATGTGGTCGGCGAGCCGGCACACGATGTCCAGCAGCGCGCGCTTGCCGGTGGCCTGGTGGTAGGCGACGCCGGCCTCGATCATGTGCCCGGCGCAGTACAGCTCGTGGCATTCGGCCAGGTTGCTCCAGCGCTGCTCCGGCGCCTTCACCGTGAAATAGGTGTTGAGGTAGCCGTCTGCCTGCTGCGCGGCGCCGATCAGCTCGATGGTGGCGTCGGCATCGCGTTCCAGCGCCGGATCGGGATGCTGCGCGAGCAGGTAGGCCACCGCTTCCAGCCACTTTGCCACGTCGCTGTCCTGGAACACCATGCCGTAGAAGGCGCCGTCGCTGCGCCCGGCGGCGATGCGGAAATTCTCGATCGCGTGGCTGGGCTCGGCATCGGCGACGTTGTCGTTGAGCGCGTCCCATTGGTAGGGCAGCACCACCTCCTGCACCAGGCGCTGGTAGCGCTGCCAGAACGGGTCGGCGATGCGCAGGCGGTCGAGCGGGAGTTCGGGCGGCGGGGCGAGCGAATGCGGCATGAGCGTGGCGATCCTGGGGAGGGAGAGAGGGGAGGGCATCAGTGCACCGGGCGTGCGGCCAGGTCGGCGGCGACCTCGGCCAGCAGCGGCCGGCGCAGGCGGCAGCGGTAGATCACCACCGCCAGCAGCAGGTGGATGGCCGCGGGGATCAGCGTTTCCAGCAGGGTCATCGCCTGCAGCGAGGCGGTGGTCTGGTGCTCGGCGCCGGCGCGGTAGCCCACGCGCACGAACAGGTAGCTGATCACCACCGCGCTCGAGGCCCAGGCCAGCTTGATGCAGAACAGGTTGAAGGCGAAGTTGATGCCGGAGGAACGGATCCGGTTCTTCCATGCGCTGTAGTCGTCGGCGAAGGCCATGATCGAGAAGTGCAGCGGCAGCGCGAAGCCGAGCACCAGGCCGTTGACGAAGATCAGGCCCAGCCACAGCGTCTGCTGCGCTGGGCCGGTGGGCATGTACCACTGCAGCACGCCCAGCGCGGCCAGCGCCAGGTTGGTGTGCAGGTACAGCACCAGCGGATCGAAGCGGCGGCACAGCGCGTTGACCACGATCGCGCCCAGCACCGTGGCCAGCGCCACCATCGCGAAGAACAGCGAGGTGTAGCCGGCGCCGCCGCCGAGCACGTAGGTGATGAAGTACAGGTAGCCGCCGCCGCGGATGTTGAACACGTTGATCAGCAGGAACGACATCAGCAGCACCAGCCGCATCTGGTCGTTGCGCAGCAGCCCGCGCAGGTGCTGGCCGACGCCGGCCTCGCCCATCAGGCTAACCGGCACGCGCTCGCGCACGGTGAAGAAGCAGCACAGGAACATCGCCACCGCCAGCACGCTGAGCAGGCCCACGCCGAGCTGGTAGCCGCGCGCGACATCGCCGTCGCCGAGCATCCGCACCAGCCACGGCAGCCCGACCGAGACCAGGAAGCCGGCGATGCCGCACAGCACGAAGCGCCATGACTGCGCCGACACCACGTCGCGGTGGTCGCCGGTCATGCTGTTGATCAGCGCGCAGTACGGCACGTTGATCGCGGTGTAGCACAGCGACAGCAGGAAGTAGCTGGCGAAGGCGTAGGCGACCTTGGCCGCGTAGCTCAGCTGCGGCGTGCTGAAGGTCAGCACGCAGGCGATGCCGATCGGCAGCGCGATCCACAGCTGCCAGCCGCGGAAGCGGCCCCAGCGGCTGCGGGTGCGGTCGGCGAGCAGGCCCATCAACGGATCGGACAGCGCGTCGGCGATGCGCAGCACGGTGAACAGGGTGCCGACCAGCGCCGGGGTCAGCCCGAACACGTCGGTGTAGAAGAAGGTCAGGAAGTTGGCGATCAGGCAGGTGACGATGGTGCCGCCGGCATCGCCCAGGCCATAGCCGAACTTCTCCAGGCGCGAGAGCTTGTGCGTGGCGGCCTGTTCGGCGCTCGCGGCGACGGAGACAACGGCGGTCGCGTTCAACGGTACGGTTCCTTGCGGGACGCGGGGTTGGCGGCACGCCAACCTCGCATGCCGCCGGCCACGGGACAAGAGCCGGCGCGGTATAAAAACGGTACGATTCCGACTTGCGTGGCGGCGGCCGGGCGCATGGCCTTGCGGCGCATTGTTTGCTGCAATGCAGCGTGGCCTTCGCGGCGGGGAGACGTTTCCGACATGCTCGAACTCGCAGTCGCCTATCCGATCCGGGTCCAGAACGGCGGCCTGTTCATTTCCCGCGGGGTCGGCGCGCATCCGGCGCGGGTGATCCAGTCCTACGAGCTGATCTTCGTCGAGCGCGGCGCCTTGTCGATCCGCGAGCAAGACATCGACTTCCACATCGACCCCGGCGAGACCCTGATCCTGTGGCCGGGACGCGAGCACGCCGGGCTAGGCCGCTTCCCCGACGATCTGCGCTTCTATTGGGTGCACTTCGAGCTGGAGCCGGCCGCCGCCGCGGGCGCCGCGACGCTCCTGTCGATGCCGCAACGCACCGCGATCCACGATCCGGAGCGCTTCGTCGGCCTGTTCCGCTGGTTCCTGAGCGAGCAGGAGGAGCGGCGCACGCTGCCGATGCTGGAGCCGATCGTGCTGTCGATGCTGCAATGCGTGGCCGGCGCCTGGCCCGACCCGCACGATTCCGACCGTGCCGGGGTGGCGCTGGCGTACCGCGCCAAGCAACTGATCGGCACCCGGTTCCACACCGCGCTCAACACCTCCATGCTGGCCGCGCAACTGCACTGCAACGCGGATTACCTGGGGCGCATCTACCGCCGCGCGTTCGGCACCACGCTGACCGAGGCGGTCCACCGCCAACGCATCGCCTTCGCCGAGAAGCTGCTGCTGGTGAACGCCTGCAGCGTCGACGAGATCGCGCAGCGCGCCGGCTTCAGCGACGGCGGCTACTTCCGCCGCATCTTCCGCCAGCGCCTGGGCATGACCCCGACCGCCTACCGTCGGCTGTACTGCAAGGAGCACATCAACTCCGGGTGAATGCGCGACCGCCGGGGCGCTGCGGCGCGGCCGCGGTCGCCTGCGCATGGCATTGCCACGCGGCGTCGATGTCCGGGGACGCCTGCGAAGGAAGAACGCGCTGACATGGAGCGGCAACGCCTGACGACCGGGCCGCTGCTGGCCGCGCTGGCGGCGCTGGACGGCTAGCGCATTTCGACTGTGGTATTTGCAGCCAGCGGAGTCGCTCCCACAAGTGGCGTCACTTGGATCGAAAGTGTTCTAGGGCCGCTTCGCCGACCGCGCGCGCGGCCCGGCCGTCAGGCGTTGCCTGCGACCGCGCTGCTGCGCGGTGTGGAACTGCTGCCGCGCTTCTTCAGCGTCAACCGGCGCATGCACGACAGGGCCTGGATCGCCGACGGGCGCATGGCCGCGGTCGGCGGACG encodes:
- the rpmI gene encoding 50S ribosomal protein L35: MPKIKTNRAAAKRFRKTASGKYKAGHANRSHILTKKATKRKRNLRQTNHVRAEDAGRLDRMLPYL
- the rplT gene encoding 50S ribosomal protein L20 — encoded protein: MARVKRGVQARRRHKKVLNLAKGYYNARRKVFRVAKQAVIKAQQYAYIGRKQKKRNFRSLWITRINAAARINGLSYSRFMNGLLKAGITLDRKVLADIAVHDAQGFAALAEKAKGALAA
- the pheS gene encoding phenylalanine--tRNA ligase subunit alpha; the encoded protein is MSEIQSLSVQALADIAAAQSPEALERLRVALLGKSGSITVQMKQLGALPPEQRKLAGEAINRARDAVCAALAERRALLERAALDARLAAERIDVTLPGRRGERGGLHPVTRTLERITEIFARLGYELSDGPEIEDDWHNFEALNFPLHHPARAMHDTFYLADDRGDGRRLLRTHTSGVQVRYMLEHAPPLRMIAAGKVYRSDSDQTHSPMFHQVEGLLVDEHSTFADLKGTLSEFVRAFFERDFEMRLRPSYFPFVEPGAEVDIAWQQSDGSTRWLEVLGCGMVHPNVLRSVGIDPERYTGFAFGMGVERFAMLRYGVNDLRAFFDNDVRFLRQFA
- the pheT gene encoding phenylalanine--tRNA ligase subunit beta, with amino-acid sequence MKFSENWLRSHVPTQASRDELAATLTAIGLEVEQLTPLGESLQQVVVARIVAAAPHPQADRLQVCQVDAGQGELLQIVCGAPNARAGLVAPLALVGAQVGGIAIKAAKLRGVESNGMLCSAKELGLDSDVSGLFELPDDAPTGQALAEYLGLPDASIEIKLTPNRADCFGVRGIAYDVAAACGSDVLPFAAAPVAVASARRLEVRLQAGRAAPRYCGRVVEDLDPAAKTPLWMAERLRRSGVRPVSLLVDITQYVMLELGQPMHAFDLDTLRGPVGVRRARAGETLTLLDGRNAALDDDFLAVTDGDRVVALAGLMGGHDTRVTDTTRHVFLEAAHFAPAAIMGRGRKLGLHTDAGHRFERGVDPALPRPALELATRLVLELAGGRAGPVVEAELLEHLPAPAPIALRRARIVRVLGIEIADAEVERILRALGMEVAAAATGWQVTAPSRRFDIALEEDLIEELARIHGYDRLPTTLPGGASRIAMGSETQLDEVSVRRQLVARAMLETINYAFVDAALLDQWGLDAGRVALANPLSAELAVMRPSLLPGLAAALGRNVARQAGRVRLFELGKVFAAAPAAGAAPSETQRVAVAVCGDADALQWGLPARKVDFHDLKGDLEALASAAGARLEYRPSARPFAHPTRSADVYRDGALIGWIGQLHPRLLQALQIDADMLGFELDLAPLAARALPRAAALSRFPSVRRDLAFLVPEVVAWAALAHSVRGAVGPLLREVVLFDRYVGPGVEAGFKSLAMGLILQDSSRTLTDRDVDAVVADAVAALAREHDARIRG
- a CDS encoding integration host factor subunit alpha, whose product is MALTKAEMAERLFDEVGLNKREAKEFVDAFFDVLRDALKQGRQVKLSGFGNFDLRRKNQRPGRNPKTGEEIPISARTVVTFRPGQKLKERVEAYAGPGQ
- a CDS encoding MerR family transcriptional regulator; this translates as MLDPGSNRELPPIPAKRYFTIGEVSELCDVKPHVLRYWETEFPSLEPVKRRGNRRYYQRHDVLMVRQIRSLLYEQGYTIGGARLRLEGEGARQESALSNQIIKQVRQELEEVLQLLRR
- a CDS encoding glycoside hydrolase family 127 protein, whose amino-acid sequence is MPHSLAPPPELPLDRLRIADPFWQRYQRLVQEVVLPYQWDALNDNVADAEPSHAIENFRIAAGRSDGAFYGMVFQDSDVAKWLEAVAYLLAQHPDPALERDADATIELIGAAQQADGYLNTYFTVKAPEQRWSNLAECHELYCAGHMIEAGVAYHQATGKRALLDIVCRLADHIDATFGPGPQQLHGYPGHPEIELALIRLYEATGEPRYLALARYFVEQRGTAPHYYDEEYEKRGRSYFWGGHGPAWMIQDKAYSQAHVPVALQTTAVGHAVRFVYLYAGVAHLARHSGDAGLRATCERLWENTTQRQLYLTGAIGAQSHGEAFSVDYDLPNDTAYNESCASIGLMMFANRMLQLAPHSRYADVMERALYNTVLAGMALDGRHFFYVNPLEVHPPTVHGNHGFDHVKPVRQRWFGCACCPPNIARVLTSLGHYIYTRRDDTLYVNLYVGSDAAFDVDGHTLTLRQRSDYPWQEQVELSMDCDAPIDAALALRLPDWCRAPQLRLNGDAVAIQEHLQHGYCVLRRRWQRGDTLHLQLPMPVMRVSGHPRVRHLAGKVALQRGPLVYCLEQADNGAQLHQLRLPAAAAIRTAPGSGALAGQVLLQAEGERLHGHDAAQADVLPLYRYDAPPASRQAQTLTFVPYFAWANRGEGEMRVWVDAGGDS